One genomic region from Nymphalis io chromosome 18, ilAglIoxx1.1, whole genome shotgun sequence encodes:
- the LOC126775233 gene encoding protein takeout-like — protein sequence MFLIFLFAPLTLVIAENVLPSDFTRCRQKDNKLNECLTGAVPDALRRMKNGIPALSVPALEPLLVSGMDIESGSGPVVISQNYRKIKLHGLTDSILTTYKADLKHYRLRTESITPKMEFIADYIMKGRILVLPIQGKGVANITMVNLVVKHDLIGEPIQRDGETYMHIKNYKIKFIPEKVILQFSNLFNGDKRLGDQMNLFLNENSELVFNELKDSYEKSLSSVFQDVTNKIFDKVPMNKIFPEE from the exons cttCCGACTTCACTCGGTGTCGGCAGAAAGACAACAAACTCAACGAATGTTTAACAGGAGCTGTGCCTGACGCGCTCCGTAGGATGAAAAACG GTATACCCGCATTATCAGTGCCAGCACTGGAGCCTCTACTAGTGTCAGGTATGGACATCGAATCTGGATCGGGGCCAGTGGTCATCTCACAAAACTACCGAAAGATAAAACTCCACGGCTTGACCGACTCCATCCTTACGACTTACAA AGCCGATCTCAAACACTACCGCCTACGAACGGAATCTATCACACCAAAAATGGAATTTATAGCTGATTACATTATGAAAGGAAGAATTCTTGTGTTACCAATTCAAGGAAAAGGAGTTGCTAATATAACGATGG TGAATCTAGTTGTAAAACACGATTTAATCGGCGAACCAATTCAACGAGATGGAGAGACCTACatgcatataaaaaattataaaattaagttcatACCGGAAAAGGTTATTTTGCAATTCTCAAACTTATTTAACGGTGACAAAAGACTCGGAGATCAAATGAACTT gtttttaaatgaaaattctgAACTCGTATTCAACGAACTAAAGGATTCGTACGAAAAAAGTCTCAGCTCAGTATTCCAAGAtgttacgaataaaatattCGACAAAGTACCGATGAACAAAATTTTCCCTGAAGAGTGA
- the LOC126775213 gene encoding GAS2-like protein pickled eggs isoform X3: MASAGAVLLEARPFRPFKSSEEYLYAMKEDLAEWLTVLYPELRINADNFLDRLDTGVALCRHANAVRESAKLILDSPVPESEDALILAKALRTRPPVNMLPAAKAGTFFARDNLSNFIDWCRKALDILECLLFETDDLCLRKNEKHVVLCLLEVARKGAVLGMPAPLLVQMEKQIERELAGEELRPDDSALGLVPSGPQPQLVTNDLRSLDERVRDLVERCSCPTQFPMVRVSEGKYRIGDTRMLIFVRILRSHVMVRVGGGWDTLAHYLDKHDPCRCKAQHRTSLSARLARPKHDLAGATVTYERPDPGPTSLPYKDYKENKNYEPMSLPYSAKVYNDEPKSGQYLSNNKLDAPTSLPYLGDMDRALSPSRKHLTTRNNSPGRHSSSPDRRTKIVPSNHLVPTPHAVRNKSPRPVSPAPAAESASDNGSEVSDEGYRSLGVVAGSTQGSPSTKTTNRYSLHSQNSMDDADFSERLDHDDGCHVDKSDRVDDYVSLNTGLRKTDFSDTFYGGRKNSSEDKSNRTSPECIIVHENNDSPSKSLRPTRDASQSPVKTIRSRQASRIPHSPVRNRTPSRGNTPSPKHTPNPQSSPKLAPKLPPTARNTWGGRTAPNQTKTKSRPTIGADTFENPNKSPKNKPKVQNEAFKRNSPLRASSATLRSPTHQKALSPLLEQILRSTETAKDDATVLEKMKEIIRTYSKGEDSLSRTSSKDSDYADFTSAWVMSDGKLERSTSTRQLAAPRKDPRNGASRIPAPVSIGCRRSTSTTQFQ, from the exons caCGCGAACGCTGTCCGCGAATCAGCGAAACTCATCCTAGACTCACCGGTGCCAGAATCAGAAGATGCTTTGATACTTGCAAAAGCTCTGCGTACCCGGCCACCAGTCAACATGCTTCCTGCTGCTAAAGCTGGTACTTTCTTCGCCAGAGACAATTTATCGAACTTTATCGACTGGTGCCGTAAAGCATTGGACATCCTGGAATGTCTCCTATTTGAAACAGATGATTTATGTCTTCGAAAGAATGAGAAGCATGTTGTCTTGTGTCTCCTAGAAGTAGCTAGGAAGGGAGCAGTTCTTGGCATGCCCGCTCCATTGCTTGTTCAAATGGAGAAACAAATCGAGAGGGAATTAGCCGGTGAAGAGTTGAGACCAGATGATTCAGCGCTGGGCTTAGTACCCTCAGGACCTCAGCCGCAGTTGGTCACAAATGACCTAAGAAGTTTGGATGAGCGGGTCAGAGATTTGGTAGAAAGATGCTCCTGTCCCACCCAATTTCCGATGGTGAGGGTTTCGGAGGGAAAATACAGGATTGGAGACACTAGAATGCTGATCTTCGTCAGA aTTCTACGATCACACGTAATGGTACGCGTTGGAGGTGGTTGGGACACTCTTGCACATTATCTGGACAAACATGATCCCTGTCGCTGCAAGGCACAGCATCGGACATCTCTCTCCGCCCGCTTAGCTCGCCCGAAACACGACCTCGCTGGAGCCACAGTCACGTACGAACGACCAGACCCAGGACCTACCTCACTCCCATATAAAGACTACAAAGAAAATAAGAACTACGAGCCAATGTCTTTACCATATTCAGCTAAAGTGTACAACGATGAACCGAAATCTGGACAATATTTATCTAACAACAAATTAGACGCTCCAACAAGCCTACCATATTTAGGAGACATGGACAGAGCTTTATCTCCAAGCAGGAAGCATCTTACAACAAGAAATAATAGCCCTGGCAGACATTCGTCGTCACCAGATCGTAGGACAAAAATTGTTCCGTCAAACCATTTGGTACCAACCCCTCATGCTGTCAGGAATAAGAGTCCAAGGCCGGTGTCTCCAGCGCCAGCCGCCGAGAGCGCTTCAGATAATGGATCAGAGGTTTCTGACGAGGGGTACAGAAGCCTGGGAGTGGTGGCAGGTTCCACACAAGGGTCGCCTTCTACGAAAACAACGAATAGATATTCGCTGCACAGTCAAAATTCTATGGACGACGCTGATTTTAGtg AGCGTCTCGACCACGACGACGGCTGTCACGTAGATAAAAGCGATCGCGTTGATGACTATGTGAGCTTGAACACAGGACTCCGTAAAACGGATTTCTCAGACACATTCTACGGTGGTAGAAAGAACAGCTCAGAGGATAAGTCTAATCGTACGAGTCCAGAATGCATCATAGTACATGAAAACAACGATTCGCCCAGTAAAAGCCTTAGACCGACACGAGATGCATCGCAGTCACCGGTGAAAACCATTAGGAGTAGACAGGCCAGCCGGATTCCACACTCTCCGGTCAGAAATAGAACACCAAGTAGGGGAAACACCCCGAGCCCTAAACACACCCCCAATCCACAATCGTCACCAAAGCTGGCCCCAAAACTACCGCCAACAGCGCGTAACACTTGGGGAGGCAGAACTGCTCCTAATCAAACGAAAACTAAATCAAGACCGACTATTGGAGCTGATACATTTGAGAATCCGAATAAGTCACCCAAGAATAAGCCAAAAGTTCAAAATGAGGCGTTTAAAAGAAATTCACCGCTCAGAGCTAGTAGTGCGACCCTGAGATCTCCGACTCATCAGAAGGCATTGAGTCCTCTGTTGGAACAAATCTTAAGATCTACCGAGACCGCGAAGGATGATGCCACAGTTCTGGAAAAAATGAAAGAGATCATCAGGACTTATTCGAAAGGGGAAGATTCTTTATCAAGGACTAGCTCTAAAGACTCGGATTATGCTGACTTCACATCAGCTTGGGTGATGTCTGATGGGAAACTGGAGAGGTCGACCAGTACTAGGCAATTGGCTGCACCTAGAAAAGATCCTAGGAACGGTGCGTCTAGGATACCAGCTCCAGTGTCTATAGGCTGCCGGAGGTCAACATCAACAACTCAATTCCAATGA